The region CTTAAAGAGTGTTATATGCTATTAAGAAGTGAAACTATTTGATTTCTTTCCAGGTGTTGGTTGAGAATGGAGCGTAACCCAGGACTACTTCCTGCCGATGTGCTCCTGAAAATTTTCTCTTACTGCTCCTACAGGGATATAGTGAAATTGCAGTTCGTTTGCAGATGGTGGCAGCAGGTATCCAGGCACAAACATTTGTGGAGATACATCATGTACAAACCAGACACGAGCGACACAACCAAGGATATAATAGGAAACTTGAAGGCATCCCCTGAGTTACGAACACTTGACCTAAGTGATGTTGAATGTTCAACTGTCACCAAAGAACTGGCTGCAGAGATAGTGAATACATGTCCCCAACTGAAGCAGCTCTCAGTGTGTTGGTATTGCTTATACAAGAAATTTCTGTTCAAAATGAAGATCAAGATCTTGATTCTCGAACATCATGAATATGATTTTGACGTTGACGTAGAAGactattttgagcaccttcacaatTGTTTTCCTAATGTTGAACATTTGGACTGCAGTGAACTCAATTTTGAAGCGAAGAACTTTTGCAAATATTTGAGGAAGAAAGGACACTCCTTTCACACTCTAGGTTTTTGCTGTGGAGAGTCCCCTGGAAGGCATCTTTTTAAAAACTGTAGATTGCCGTATTTATCAGTGTGCCCAAACTTGAAAAGTTTGACTCTGTTTGATCTGTGTTATGAAGTTGGCCGTTTACCTGTTGAGTCGGTAGAACATTTGAAACAGATATCATCTTTAACAATCCGCCAATCTCTGTTGGACGATGCCAAtacctacttgtcagtgtttaagtATTTCCCCAATCTGGTGGGGCTGGAGTTAGATAAATGCATTCTAGAAAAGGAACAAGGATTGCTTATCATTGCCAACAACTGTCCTTTACTTGAGAAGTTGACTCTCTCCTCTGTGCGTATCTGTGATGAAGATCTCAGGTATGTTCCAAACTTCAAGAAGCTTACATTCCTATGTTTGAATGGCAACCATAACATTACAGATGCCTGTGTGACTCACCTGCAAGCAATCTTGGAGTTGAGATATCTCGATATTAGAATTTGTCATGGACTAACCCCACAATGTTTATTAGTTTTGTGTAGCTTTGCTAAGCTTCAGACTTTGAAGTTTGATCTTCTAAACCGTGATCCTCCTGCTGATTTTGGTTCTAGTCATGTGAAGAACCCAGATCTTCACATAATGTTGTATACTTGTAAGGATATGAAGGTGCTGGATCGCCTGAGGAGTCAGCGGCTCAGGATATCATTTCTC is a window of Anabrus simplex isolate iqAnaSimp1 chromosome 13, ASM4041472v1, whole genome shotgun sequence DNA encoding:
- the LOC136884627 gene encoding F-box/LRR-repeat protein fbxl-1; this encodes MERNPGLLPADVLLKIFSYCSYRDIVKLQFVCRWWQQVSRHKHLWRYIMYKPDTSDTTKDIIGNLKASPELRTLDLSDVECSTVTKELAAEIVNTCPQLKQLSVCWYCLYKKFLFKMKIKILILEHHEYDFDVDVEDYFEHLHNCFPNVEHLDCSELNFEAKNFCKYLRKKGHSFHTLGFCCGESPGRHLFKNCRLPYLSVCPNLKSLTLFDLCYEVGRLPVESVEHLKQISSLTIRQSLLDDANTYLSVFKYFPNLVGLELDKCILEKEQGLLIIANNCPLLEKLTLSSVRICDEDLRYVPNFKKLTFLCLNGNHNITDACVTHLQAILELRYLDIRICHGLTPQCLLVLCSFAKLQTLKFDLLNRDPPADFGSSHVKNPDLHIMLYTCKDMKVLDRLRSQRLRISFLKGFPYYGF